The following are encoded in a window of Methanobrevibacter ruminantium M1 genomic DNA:
- a CDS encoding MJ1255/VC2487 family glycosyltransferase, whose translation MKLSIIIPTYNEEEYLPKLIESIRSQEFTDYEVIVADADSNDNTREIAEAYGCIVVDGGLPAIGRNRGAAVAKGEILLFLDSDLELTEHYLENVIEEFEEEDLGIAITQMTPLSQKKRDIYLHNLANWFMIAVENIKPHGAGCYGIISRKELHDECGGFDENLTFGEDTDYIERVAEISQFKVLRNAKIGVSTRRLEEEGLYTLLKQYGKSTVNDFRGKRTSAEDLGYEFGHESSSKLESGVQESVPKLENGVQESVPKLESSADISSQIEDNSPSLEDEIDIESDHYPITALDSTDMERIAEKSKNRKQSSFKRRLNEFKDKEFETNELIEYEDESGHIKHEAVGLDSRKKIFYSICGEGMGHAIRSSVILEHLTKHHDVYIFSSERAYKFLSEKFDNVYEIGGFNTVYENNVVRTKKTFFKAMKANPTNLKEGYNVLYKECKKVKPNIIISDFENYSSMLSKLMNIPLISLDNIHMITQCDYDYPPHHKADMLTAKAVTKSYILRPKRHIITSFFFPPLKHPKMTALYPPVLRKEIMDLESESGDHVLVYQTAESSINLMDELKKLDEEFIVYGFNKDGTDENLTYRAFNEDKIYEDMRTAKAIIVNGGFTMISEAIYLKKPIYSTPAHKNFEQILNGFYVEKLGYGESHEDLDVKKIEKFLDNLDTYQNNLNKVEKWDNTAILEDLDLSIEMYAKKNY comes from the coding sequence ATGAAGCTTAGTATTATCATACCTACATACAATGAAGAGGAATATCTTCCTAAACTGATTGAAAGCATAAGATCTCAAGAGTTTACAGATTATGAAGTCATTGTTGCAGATGCAGACAGCAATGATAACACCAGAGAGATAGCTGAAGCTTACGGATGCATTGTCGTAGATGGAGGGCTTCCAGCAATCGGAAGAAATAGGGGCGCTGCAGTTGCTAAAGGAGAGATACTGCTATTTTTAGACTCTGACTTGGAATTGACCGAACATTATCTTGAAAATGTCATAGAAGAATTTGAAGAGGAAGATTTGGGAATTGCAATCACCCAGATGACCCCCCTCTCCCAAAAGAAAAGGGACATCTATCTTCATAACTTAGCCAATTGGTTTATGATAGCTGTAGAAAACATCAAGCCACATGGTGCAGGATGCTATGGAATCATATCCAGAAAGGAGCTCCACGACGAATGTGGAGGATTTGATGAAAACCTGACATTTGGAGAGGATACAGATTATATTGAAAGAGTGGCTGAGATAAGTCAGTTTAAAGTCCTTAGAAATGCTAAAATAGGAGTTTCCACAAGAAGGCTTGAAGAGGAAGGACTTTATACCCTCCTTAAGCAATATGGAAAAAGCACTGTAAATGATTTTAGGGGCAAAAGAACAAGCGCTGAAGATTTAGGATATGAATTTGGACATGAATCAAGCTCTAAGCTTGAAAGTGGTGTGCAGGAATCAGTTCCAAAACTTGAAAACGGCGTGCAGGAATCAGTTCCAAAACTTGAAAGCAGTGCAGATATAAGTTCTCAAATAGAAGATAACTCTCCAAGTCTTGAAGATGAAATAGACATTGAAAGTGACCACTATCCAATAACTGCTCTTGACAGCACAGATATGGAGAGGATTGCAGAAAAGTCCAAAAACAGAAAGCAAAGTTCATTTAAAAGAAGGCTCAATGAGTTTAAGGACAAGGAATTTGAAACCAACGAGCTTATCGAATATGAGGATGAATCAGGCCATATAAAACATGAGGCAGTTGGCCTTGACAGCCGAAAGAAGATATTCTATTCCATCTGTGGAGAGGGAATGGGACATGCCATCCGAAGCAGCGTTATCCTAGAACATCTAACCAAGCATCATGACGTTTATATATTCTCAAGCGAACGTGCCTATAAGTTCCTATCTGAAAAATTCGACAATGTATATGAGATCGGAGGATTCAATACAGTCTATGAAAACAATGTGGTGCGGACTAAAAAGACATTCTTCAAGGCAATGAAGGCAAATCCTACAAACCTTAAGGAAGGATATAACGTGCTCTATAAGGAATGCAAAAAGGTTAAGCCTAATATAATCATATCCGACTTTGAAAACTACTCCAGCATGCTAAGCAAGCTTATGAACATTCCTCTTATCAGCCTTGACAATATCCATATGATAACCCAATGCGATTATGACTATCCGCCTCACCACAAGGCAGACATGCTTACTGCAAAGGCAGTTACAAAATCATATATATTACGTCCAAAAAGGCATATAATAACCAGTTTCTTCTTCCCACCATTGAAACATCCTAAAATGACTGCCCTTTATCCGCCAGTCCTAAGAAAAGAGATAATGGATTTAGAAAGTGAATCTGGAGACCATGTTCTTGTCTATCAGACTGCAGAGTCTAGCATAAACCTTATGGACGAACTTAAAAAGTTAGATGAAGAGTTCATTGTCTATGGCTTCAACAAGGATGGGACTGATGAGAATCTGACTTATAGAGCCTTCAATGAAGACAAGATCTATGAAGACATGAGAACAGCCAAGGCAATCATAGTAAATGGTGGATTCACCATGATTTCAGAAGCCATTTATCTTAAAAAGCCAATCTACAGCACACCAGCACATAAGAACTTTGAGCAGATTCTAAACGGCTTTTATGTTGAAAAGTTAGGTTATGGAGAGTCACATGAGGACCTTGATGTTAAGAAGATAGAGAAGTTCCTGGATAATCTTGATACCTATCAGAACAACTTGAATAAGGTTGAAAAGTGGGATAATACTGCAATTCTAGAAGATCTTGATTTAAGCATTGAAATGTATGCAAAGAAGAATTATTAA
- a CDS encoding transcription initiation factor IIB, with protein MENSKRRASRRQADENAEPETTNVCPQCGSTDLVADYERAEVTCANCGLVVDDNLVDMGPEWRAFDHEQRDKRTRVGAPITYTIHDKGLSTMIDWRNKDIYGRDIPARNRAQWYRLRKWQRKIRISGATERNLAFALSELDRDSSRLGLPRSVREAASVIYRSAVENKLIRGRSIEGVVAASLYAACRQCKVPRTLDEIAEVSRVSKKEVGRTYRFLTRELHIKLPPTSPVDYVPRFASELGLSGEVQSRSIEIIEKAMEKGLTSGRGPTGVAAAALYIASVLLGERKTQRDVADVAGVTEVTIRNRYKELTEQLETGVTL; from the coding sequence ATTGAAAACTCTAAAAGAAGAGCTAGCAGAAGACAAGCAGATGAAAATGCTGAACCTGAAACAACTAATGTATGTCCTCAATGTGGATCCACTGATTTAGTTGCAGACTATGAAAGGGCAGAAGTAACCTGCGCTAACTGTGGTTTGGTAGTAGACGACAACCTAGTAGATATGGGTCCTGAATGGAGAGCATTTGACCATGAACAAAGAGACAAACGTACAAGGGTAGGCGCTCCAATTACTTACACAATTCACGATAAAGGATTAAGTACCATGATCGATTGGAGGAATAAGGACATCTATGGTAGAGATATTCCTGCAAGAAACAGAGCTCAATGGTATCGTTTAAGAAAATGGCAAAGGAAAATCAGAATTTCCGGTGCTACCGAACGTAACTTGGCTTTTGCTTTAAGTGAGTTAGACAGAGACTCTTCCAGATTAGGTCTTCCAAGAAGCGTAAGGGAAGCTGCATCTGTTATTTACAGAAGTGCAGTTGAAAACAAGCTCATTCGTGGTAGAAGTATTGAAGGTGTTGTAGCAGCTTCTTTATATGCTGCATGCAGACAATGTAAAGTCCCTCGTACTTTAGATGAGATTGCAGAGGTTTCAAGGGTAAGCAAGAAGGAAGTTGGAAGAACTTACAGATTCTTGACAAGAGAATTACACATTAAATTGCCTCCAACATCTCCAGTGGACTATGTTCCTAGATTTGCTAGTGAATTAGGCTTATCCGGGGAAGTTCAATCCCGTTCCATTGAAATCATTGAAAAGGCAATGGAAAAAGGTCTTACTTCAGGAAGAGGCCCTACCGGTGTAGCAGCAGCTGCATTATACATTGCATCTGTGCTCCTTGGAGAAAGAAAGACTCAAAGGGACGTTGCTGATGTTGCAGGAGTAACTGAAGTAACTATAAGAAACAGGTATAAAGAGCTAACTGAACAGCTTGAGACGGGAGTTACTTTATAG